A window of Oncorhynchus nerka isolate Pitt River linkage group LG4, Oner_Uvic_2.0, whole genome shotgun sequence contains these coding sequences:
- the LOC135570974 gene encoding astacin-like metalloprotease toxin 4 has translation MLAAFKMISDQTCILFHEYTNEINYIEFISGTGCASYVGFQGGAQPLYFGRACNVGNLCHELMHALGLHHEHTRPDRDQYITIQWDNVVSGKEDNFKVKEGDTQDLAYDYDSIMHYGTYYFSSNQNPTIDSKKSGVQIGQRNHLSPWT, from the exons ATGCTAGCAGCGTTCAAGATGATTTCAGACCAGACGTGTATCCTCTTCCACGAATACACCAATGAGATTAACTACATAGAGTTCATCTCTGGGACAGG CTGTGCGTCGTATGTAGGTTTTCAGGGCGGGGCCCAGCCTCTGTACTTCGGTAGAGCCTGTAACGTGGGGAACCTGTGTCATGAGCTGATGCATGCCCTGGGCCTGCACCACGAGCACACACGGCCAGACCGTGACCAATACATCACCATACAGTGGGACAACGTGGTCTCAG GAAAAGAAGATAACTTTAAGGTGAAGGAAGGAGACACTCAGGATCTGGCCTATGACTACGACTCCATAATGCACTACGGAAC TTATTACTTCTCATCAAACCAGAACCCCACTATTGACTCCAAGAAGAGTGGAGTCCAGATTGGACAGAGAAATCACCTGAGCCCCTGGACATAG